A genome region from Kineosporia corallincola includes the following:
- a CDS encoding GNAT family N-acetyltransferase — protein sequence MSELGAGIGWPIELSDGLITLRPLHRRDAKSWNAVRSANADWLAPWEATHPEGGGRPLTFGAMVRSFDREARAGRMIPLAVQLHDRLVGQVSVSGIVWGSLRSGQIGYWVDHNVAGQGITPTAVAMMVDHCLFNLGMHRLEVNIRPENTASLRVVEKLGFRAEGIRRRFLHIDGAWRDHASFAITPEDVPGGMLTRWRRSQRVLAAREHEQHTRWSEQT from the coding sequence GTGAGCGAGCTCGGGGCCGGGATCGGCTGGCCGATCGAGCTGTCCGACGGCCTGATCACCCTGCGTCCCCTGCACCGGCGGGACGCCAAGTCGTGGAACGCCGTGCGGTCGGCCAACGCCGACTGGCTCGCCCCCTGGGAGGCGACGCATCCCGAGGGCGGCGGCCGGCCCCTGACCTTCGGCGCCATGGTGCGCAGCTTCGACCGGGAGGCCCGGGCCGGGCGGATGATCCCGCTCGCGGTGCAGTTGCACGACCGGCTTGTCGGGCAGGTCAGCGTCAGCGGCATCGTCTGGGGCTCGCTGCGCTCGGGTCAGATCGGCTACTGGGTCGATCACAACGTGGCAGGTCAGGGCATCACTCCCACCGCCGTCGCGATGATGGTCGACCACTGCCTGTTCAACCTGGGCATGCACCGGCTCGAGGTGAACATCCGCCCGGAGAACACCGCCAGCCTGCGGGTGGTGGAGAAGCTGGGATTCCGCGCGGAGGGCATCCGCCGGCGTTTCCTGCACATCGACGGGGCCTGGCGCGATCACGCGAGTTTCGCGATCACCCCGGAAGACGTGCCCGGTGGCATGCTGACCAGGTGGCGGCGGTCACAGCGGGTTCTGGCGGCACGCGAGCACGAGCAACACACCCGGTGGTCTGAACAGACATAG
- a CDS encoding MogA/MoaB family molybdenum cofactor biosynthesis protein has translation MTESRRALVVTASNRAAAGVYPDTGGPVLVEGLRELGFSVDGPVVVPDGDPVGEALRGAVRDGYDVVLTTGGTGLSPTDRTPEQTRPLLDVEVPGLAQAIRSHGAAKGVPTAVLSRGLAGVAGRTLIVNLPGSKGGCRDGMAVLDDVLVHAVDQINGGDHR, from the coding sequence GTGACTGAGTCCCGCCGCGCTCTCGTCGTCACCGCCTCGAACCGGGCCGCGGCCGGGGTCTACCCCGACACCGGTGGCCCGGTGCTCGTCGAGGGCCTGCGTGAGCTGGGCTTCTCCGTCGACGGGCCGGTCGTGGTGCCCGACGGCGACCCGGTCGGCGAGGCGCTGCGGGGAGCGGTGCGGGACGGGTACGACGTCGTCCTCACCACCGGTGGCACCGGTCTCTCGCCCACCGACCGCACTCCCGAGCAGACCCGTCCGCTTCTGGACGTCGAGGTGCCCGGCCTCGCCCAGGCCATCCGTTCTCACGGCGCCGCGAAGGGCGTGCCCACCGCGGTGCTGTCACGTGGTCTGGCCGGGGTCGCGGGGCGCACCCTGATCGTGAACCTGCCCGGTTCCAAGGGCGGCTGCCGCGACGGGATGGCCGTGCTCGATGATGTCCTCGTGCATGCAGTCGACCAGATCAACGGCGGCGATCACCGGTGA
- the moaC gene encoding cyclic pyranopterin monophosphate synthase MoaC, which yields MVDVSAKQITAREATAQGVVICSPAVIELLRGEGVPKGDALAVARIAGIQAAKRTPDLVPLAHPIAVHGVKVDLDVQDHGVEITATVRTADRTGIEMEALTCVAVAGLALVDMIKAVDRLAEISRVRVVAKSGGRSGNWRRD from the coding sequence ATGGTCGACGTCTCGGCCAAGCAGATCACGGCCCGGGAGGCGACGGCCCAGGGCGTCGTGATCTGCTCACCGGCCGTGATCGAACTGCTGCGCGGCGAGGGCGTGCCGAAGGGCGATGCGCTCGCCGTCGCACGGATCGCCGGGATCCAGGCGGCCAAGCGCACACCCGACCTGGTGCCGCTGGCCCACCCGATCGCCGTCCATGGTGTGAAAGTGGACCTGGACGTGCAGGACCACGGGGTCGAGATCACCGCGACGGTGCGCACGGCCGACCGCACCGGGATCGAGATGGAGGCCCTGACCTGCGTGGCGGTGGCCGGCCTGGCCCTGGTCGACATGATCAAGGCGGTGGACCGGCTGGCCGAGATCAGCCGGGTGCGGGTGGTGGCCAAGAGCGGCGGACGTTCCGGAAACTGGCGTCGTGACTGA
- the glp gene encoding molybdotransferase-like divisome protein Glp, which translates to MRSVDEHLSACLSVLTPLPAVEVPLPEALGCVLARDVVSAIDMPRFDNSSMDGYAVHADEVASATEGTPVTLPVLGDIPAGRGDALDLPPGATLRIMTGAPMPAGADSVVQVEWTDGGTERVRIVRASRPGQNIRRAGEDVRSGETVLRAGTRMTARQITLAASVGVDRLTVHPRPRVTVLPSGSELVPPGKPLEPGQIHDSNGYGLVAAVTAAGADAVHGGIMTDTPHDVTAALERAAAQSDLVITTGGVSAGAYDTVKAVLRELGTMEFVQVAMQPGKPQGFGTIGPRGTPLFTLPGNPVSALLSFEVFVVPALRRLAGLPDRDRVTATATVVEGWRSPAGRRQFARCLLNVTAGGPTVKPVGGQGSHLVADLAGANCLVIVPEEVTQVSEGDELPYIVLESGS; encoded by the coding sequence ATGCGCTCGGTCGACGAGCACCTCAGCGCCTGCCTGAGCGTGCTCACACCGCTTCCGGCAGTGGAGGTTCCGCTGCCGGAGGCGCTCGGCTGCGTTCTGGCCCGCGACGTCGTCTCGGCCATCGACATGCCGCGCTTCGACAACTCGTCGATGGACGGCTACGCGGTGCACGCCGACGAGGTCGCGTCCGCCACCGAGGGCACCCCGGTGACGCTGCCGGTGCTGGGCGACATCCCGGCCGGGCGCGGGGACGCGCTCGACCTGCCGCCCGGCGCCACCCTGCGGATCATGACCGGGGCGCCGATGCCGGCCGGGGCCGACTCGGTGGTGCAGGTGGAATGGACCGACGGTGGCACCGAACGGGTCCGCATCGTCCGGGCCTCGCGCCCGGGCCAGAACATCCGGCGCGCGGGTGAGGACGTCCGCAGCGGCGAGACCGTGCTGCGGGCGGGCACCCGGATGACGGCGCGGCAGATCACGCTCGCGGCGTCCGTGGGTGTCGACCGGCTGACCGTGCACCCACGCCCCCGGGTGACCGTTCTGCCCTCGGGGAGCGAACTCGTACCTCCCGGAAAACCCCTGGAGCCGGGGCAGATCCACGACTCCAACGGCTACGGGCTGGTGGCCGCGGTGACCGCGGCCGGCGCCGATGCGGTGCACGGCGGCATCATGACCGACACCCCGCACGACGTGACGGCGGCCCTGGAACGCGCCGCCGCGCAGTCCGACCTGGTGATCACCACCGGCGGGGTCAGCGCCGGGGCCTACGACACCGTCAAGGCCGTGCTGCGGGAACTCGGCACGATGGAGTTCGTGCAGGTCGCGATGCAGCCGGGCAAGCCGCAGGGCTTCGGCACCATCGGCCCGCGCGGCACACCGCTGTTCACCCTGCCCGGAAACCCGGTCAGCGCGCTGCTCTCGTTCGAGGTGTTCGTCGTCCCCGCTCTGCGCCGTCTGGCCGGGCTCCCCGATCGTGACCGGGTCACCGCCACCGCCACGGTCGTCGAGGGCTGGCGCTCGCCCGCGGGCCGGCGCCAGTTCGCCCGCTGCCTGCTCAACGTCACCGCGGGCGGCCCCACCGTGAAGCCCGTCGGAGGGCAGGGATCCCACCTGGTGGCCGACCTGGCCGGGGCGAACTGCCTGGTCATCGTGCCGGAAGAGGTCACCCAGGTGAGCGAGGGTGACGAACTGCCCTACATCGTGCTGGAATCTGGCTCATGA
- the galU gene encoding UTP--glucose-1-phosphate uridylyltransferase GalU, whose translation MTEPSIPADLASLGDGTPGPAVVKAVIPAAGLGTRFLPVTKATPKEMLPVVDRPAIQYVVEEAVRAGLGDVLMITGRGKRSLEDHFDRAWELEAALEAKGDKDRLAQIRESADLADIHYTRQGDPRGLGHAVLCAAHHVGDDDPFAVLLGDDLIDERDELLSRMIGVQRQTKGSVVALMEVDPSQVHLYGCAAVETTGVDDVVRVTGMVEKPDPKDAPSNLAVIGRYVLHPQVFEVLRETKPGRGNEIQLTDALQELAHNPDQPGGGVYGVIFKGRRYDTGDRLDYLKAVVRLASERDDLGPELRSFLREFVAELPAE comes from the coding sequence ATGACGGAACCGAGCATTCCCGCTGACCTCGCCTCACTCGGCGACGGGACCCCTGGGCCCGCCGTGGTGAAGGCGGTGATCCCGGCCGCCGGGCTGGGCACCCGATTCCTGCCGGTCACCAAGGCGACTCCCAAGGAGATGCTGCCGGTCGTCGACCGCCCGGCCATCCAGTACGTGGTCGAGGAGGCCGTCCGGGCCGGCCTGGGCGACGTGCTGATGATCACCGGCCGGGGCAAGCGCTCGCTGGAGGACCACTTCGACCGCGCCTGGGAACTGGAGGCCGCGCTCGAGGCCAAGGGCGACAAGGACCGGCTCGCCCAGATCCGGGAGTCGGCCGACCTGGCCGACATTCACTACACCCGGCAGGGCGACCCGCGTGGTCTCGGCCACGCCGTGCTCTGCGCCGCCCACCACGTCGGCGACGACGACCCGTTCGCCGTGCTGCTCGGTGACGACCTGATCGACGAACGCGACGAGCTGCTCTCCCGGATGATCGGCGTGCAGCGCCAGACCAAGGGCAGCGTCGTGGCCCTGATGGAGGTCGACCCCAGCCAGGTGCACCTGTACGGCTGCGCCGCGGTCGAGACCACCGGTGTGGACGACGTGGTGCGCGTGACCGGCATGGTCGAGAAGCCCGACCCGAAGGACGCCCCCTCCAACCTCGCGGTGATCGGCCGGTACGTGCTGCACCCGCAGGTCTTCGAGGTGTTGCGCGAGACCAAGCCGGGCCGTGGCAACGAGATCCAGCTCACCGATGCCCTCCAGGAACTGGCCCACAACCCGGACCAGCCCGGCGGCGGCGTGTACGGCGTCATCTTCAAGGGCCGTCGTTACGACACCGGTGACCGGCTCGACTATCTCAAGGCCGTGGTCCGCCTCGCCTCCGAGCGTGACGACCTGGGTCCCGAACTGCGCTCCTTCCTGCGCGAGTTCGTGGCCGAGCTGCCCGCCGAGTGA
- a CDS encoding GGDEF domain-containing protein, whose product MTPVPVEAGAGAHTRLGSRLAVVLALLAVVPLLVGGTVIGLIAPTHARSVAAGAATRDADAAVVALAGHCDAVRAGNRVAAGEVAAFATRNDGAVTREAAQIFADRAAARRPGSAVAVFDPDARLIAGAGPARARGVVTSIAPQEPQGQEVLEESAPSCSAGRVGTTGDVAGLAEISPVLINPAGSTARVRVATVVTWSPLDEAALTVLRTRLGASGRLAVLTPAGPPVVLASSGDPVEDEGADLPTARLLRQLPPTGSGAAEGVGYALTAPGPGLPYRLLATTATGHGVLALIGWILVAAALIGPAVLWLVLMRVTRPVADELSAAGEELLTGRVALADSLDRFGEALAHTHDLNELLGTVTGTTLAATEAAAVAVLLVADEVDPPVPAALAAARGPAGRRASDQSGRREGDRLSVRSEVGRADPQGEEARAALPALAEQHYASFIGNPQTSQAFTEPAVSERPGAGPVAAIGIGVDALPVESPAERGRGRRRPVGVLVVARGEGGETFDALHLTRLRALASQTGTAVTNIRRYLEVRRLSMTDTLTGLGNRAQLVSSLSREIAAASRGNGVLTVLMLDIDHFKMVNDTWGHGFGDIVLRDFAARLLACVREADTVTRYGGEEFVVLLRDTDADGGCRVAERVLVAARSHPFEDADVSQPVTVSIGVAAYPRDGRSADDVLQAADSALYAAKRDGRNRWRVAEPSHNAPIVSLPG is encoded by the coding sequence GTGACGCCCGTCCCGGTCGAGGCCGGGGCCGGGGCGCACACCCGGCTGGGCTCGCGGCTGGCGGTCGTGCTGGCCCTGCTCGCCGTCGTCCCCCTGCTCGTCGGTGGCACCGTGATCGGCCTGATCGCCCCCACCCACGCCCGCTCGGTCGCGGCCGGTGCGGCCACCCGCGACGCGGACGCCGCGGTGGTGGCGCTGGCCGGCCACTGCGATGCGGTCCGGGCCGGAAACCGGGTCGCCGCAGGCGAGGTCGCGGCATTTGCCACCCGCAACGACGGCGCCGTGACCCGGGAGGCCGCACAGATCTTCGCCGACCGGGCGGCGGCCCGGCGGCCGGGCAGCGCGGTCGCGGTGTTCGACCCGGACGCCCGGCTGATCGCCGGCGCGGGGCCGGCCCGGGCGCGGGGCGTGGTCACCAGCATCGCGCCGCAAGAACCTCAGGGGCAGGAGGTTCTGGAGGAGTCAGCGCCGTCGTGCTCGGCCGGGCGGGTCGGCACCACGGGCGACGTGGCCGGGCTGGCCGAGATCTCACCGGTGCTGATCAACCCGGCCGGGAGCACCGCGCGGGTGCGGGTGGCCACCGTCGTCACCTGGTCGCCGCTGGACGAGGCGGCCCTCACCGTCCTGCGCACCCGGCTCGGCGCCTCCGGCCGGCTCGCCGTGCTCACCCCCGCGGGCCCGCCGGTGGTGCTGGCGAGCAGTGGCGATCCGGTGGAGGACGAGGGCGCGGACCTGCCCACCGCCCGGCTGCTACGCCAGCTGCCGCCGACCGGGAGCGGGGCGGCCGAGGGGGTCGGCTACGCCCTGACCGCGCCCGGACCGGGACTGCCCTACCGGCTGCTGGCCACCACCGCGACCGGTCACGGGGTGCTCGCCCTGATCGGCTGGATCCTGGTCGCCGCGGCCCTGATCGGTCCGGCCGTGCTGTGGCTGGTGCTGATGCGGGTGACCCGGCCGGTCGCCGACGAACTCTCCGCCGCCGGTGAGGAACTGCTGACCGGGCGGGTGGCGCTGGCCGACAGCCTGGACCGGTTCGGTGAGGCGCTGGCCCACACCCACGACCTGAACGAGCTGCTCGGCACGGTCACCGGGACCACGCTGGCCGCCACCGAGGCGGCGGCGGTGGCCGTGCTGCTGGTGGCCGACGAGGTGGACCCGCCGGTGCCGGCCGCCCTGGCCGCGGCCCGGGGCCCGGCCGGGCGACGTGCCTCGGACCAGTCCGGCCGGCGCGAGGGCGACCGGCTGAGCGTGCGTTCCGAGGTGGGGCGGGCCGACCCGCAGGGCGAGGAGGCGAGGGCCGCTCTACCAGCTCTGGCTGAGCAACACTACGCCTCATTCATCGGAAACCCACAGACATCACAGGCTTTCACCGAACCGGCGGTCAGCGAGCGACCCGGCGCGGGCCCCGTGGCGGCGATCGGGATCGGGGTCGACGCCCTTCCGGTGGAGAGCCCGGCCGAGCGCGGGCGGGGGCGTCGCAGACCCGTCGGGGTGCTCGTGGTGGCTCGTGGTGAGGGCGGTGAGACGTTCGACGCGCTGCACCTGACCCGGCTGCGTGCGCTGGCGTCGCAGACCGGCACCGCCGTCACCAACATCCGCCGGTATCTGGAGGTGCGCAGGCTCTCGATGACGGACACACTGACCGGCCTGGGCAACCGTGCCCAGCTGGTCAGTTCGCTGTCCCGCGAGATCGCCGCGGCGAGCCGCGGAAACGGCGTCCTGACCGTACTCATGCTGGACATCGACCATTTCAAGATGGTCAACGACACCTGGGGACACGGCTTCGGTGACATCGTGCTGCGCGACTTCGCGGCCCGCCTCCTGGCCTGCGTGCGGGAGGCGGACACGGTGACGCGGTACGGCGGCGAGGAGTTCGTCGTGCTGCTGCGCGACACCGACGCGGACGGCGGGTGCCGGGTGGCCGAGCGGGTGCTCGTCGCCGCCCGCTCACACCCGTTCGAGGACGCCGACGTGAGTCAGCCGGTGACCGTGTCCATCGGGGTGGCGGCCTACCCCCGGGACGGCCGGAGCGCCGATGACGTGTTGCAGGCGGCCGATTCCGCTCTGTACGCGGCTAAACGTGACGGTCGTAACCGTTGGCGGGTCGCCGAACCGAGCCATAACGCGCCGATCGTCTCTCTACCTGGTTAG
- a CDS encoding 5-formyltetrahydrofolate cyclo-ligase — protein MDRSEAPSDRKRALRQTVRRRRAQRDGEVRRREESDLAAAALALPAIRAASCVAVYASLPDEPATGLLREGLRELGVRVLLPVVVDDAGGGSGTAGGGPTLEWALDVGDLAANGVLKLFEPTGERLGPDAIAQADVLLIPAMAVDTTGLRMGRGRGYYDAALGRLAVLRPDALVLAVVHDDELLDASATPVPAEAHDRRVDGVLTPARTVFF, from the coding sequence ATGGACAGGTCCGAGGCACCGAGCGACCGGAAGAGGGCACTGCGCCAGACCGTCCGGCGACGCCGCGCGCAGCGCGACGGCGAGGTCCGGCGGCGCGAGGAGTCGGACCTCGCCGCGGCCGCGCTGGCGCTGCCGGCGATCCGCGCGGCGTCGTGCGTGGCGGTCTACGCCTCCCTGCCGGACGAGCCCGCCACCGGTCTGCTGCGCGAGGGCCTGCGCGAGCTGGGAGTGCGGGTGCTGCTGCCGGTGGTCGTGGACGACGCCGGGGGCGGCAGCGGGACGGCCGGCGGCGGGCCGACGCTGGAATGGGCGCTCGACGTCGGGGATCTCGCGGCCAACGGCGTCCTCAAGCTGTTCGAGCCCACCGGGGAACGGCTGGGACCCGACGCGATCGCCCAGGCCGACGTGCTGCTGATCCCCGCGATGGCGGTGGACACCACCGGACTGCGGATGGGCCGCGGCCGGGGTTACTACGACGCGGCCCTGGGACGGCTGGCCGTTCTGCGACCGGACGCCCTGGTGCTGGCCGTCGTGCACGACGACGAGCTGCTCGACGCGAGTGCTACGCCGGTACCGGCCGAGGCGCACGACCGTCGTGTCGACGGTGTGCTGACCCCGGCCCGCACGGTGTTCTTCTGA
- a CDS encoding penicillin acylase family protein — MIAVVVVVVLAVSVIRRPLPDRGGEVTMAGLTGQASVIRDDQGVPQIYADNAEDLFRVQGYVNAQDQFFQMDLRRHITSGRLSELVGENEDALTADKLVRTLGWRQVAAQEYEQASDSTRAYLKAYADGVNAYIEGKSKSELSISYTLLERRNKLEAIEPWTPVDSLAWLKAMAWNLRGNYDEELDRGQAIKTVRNVERVEQLFPSYPYEEHSPIVNGSAAAGNQAGSGAKGSASESTTAENGAATENGTATENGTATENGTATENGTAAAAQGTTAQGAATGAKTTDDALSTAASSSTSGSTTATVDTAGLTTEVVQEAMTAASNALDSLPSVLGDSGEGNGSNSWVVNGDLTESGLPLLANDPHLGTSMPGVWTQVGLHCNTVSEDCAFDVAGYGFAGMPGVVIGHNVRISWGLTNLGADVTDFFLEKVNSDGKTYVQDGKSKDLTTRTETIKVAGGDPVTITVRSTKHGPLVSDVLPEVAAVGNTTTVPGEKVLRSTTYAVALNWTALRAGTSMDAILELDVAQDFTSFRKAVLKLDAPAQNVIYADVDGNIGYQSPGRIPVRGDGDPTAKVPSDGTWPQIGWDSRYDWTGWVKKKDLPWVENPDSGYIVAANQAVTGPDGTAQLTDDWDYGYRSQRINELIAKARSEHPITVDDMRAVQTDTYNSIAEMLVPELLKLEGDTDEFTQEAVDLLKGWDFTQPTDSAAAAYFNTVWAKMLDLTFADELPEGFKPDGGDRWFEVVRLLMKDAKDEWWDDGRTDDVVETRDEILRQALSSARLELTQRLGKDPGKWRWGKLHQVTLEQTPIGTSDALGGILNKLFNRGPYQAPGGSSIIGAFSWDASAGDFSVTAAPSMRMIVDLSNLDNSRWVNQTGVSGHPMDKYYDNQVSTWLKGDDYAWSFTADAVKAGKDEEQTFKP, encoded by the coding sequence GTGATCGCAGTCGTTGTCGTCGTCGTACTCGCCGTGTCCGTCATCCGGCGCCCCCTGCCCGACCGTGGCGGTGAGGTGACCATGGCGGGCCTCACCGGCCAGGCCAGTGTGATCCGTGACGATCAAGGTGTTCCGCAGATCTACGCGGACAACGCCGAGGATCTGTTCCGGGTGCAGGGGTACGTCAACGCGCAGGACCAGTTCTTCCAGATGGACCTGCGCCGGCACATCACCTCCGGTCGGCTCAGCGAGCTGGTGGGCGAGAACGAAGACGCCCTGACCGCTGACAAGCTGGTCCGTACTCTCGGCTGGCGCCAGGTCGCCGCCCAGGAGTACGAGCAGGCGAGTGACTCCACGCGGGCCTACCTCAAGGCCTACGCGGACGGGGTCAACGCCTACATCGAGGGCAAGTCCAAGTCCGAGCTGTCGATCAGCTACACCCTGCTGGAGCGCCGCAACAAGCTCGAGGCGATCGAGCCCTGGACGCCGGTCGACTCGCTGGCCTGGCTCAAGGCGATGGCCTGGAACCTGCGGGGCAACTACGACGAGGAACTCGACCGCGGGCAGGCGATCAAGACCGTCCGCAACGTCGAGCGCGTCGAGCAGCTGTTCCCGAGCTATCCCTACGAGGAGCACTCGCCGATCGTCAACGGTTCGGCGGCGGCAGGGAACCAGGCCGGCTCGGGTGCCAAGGGCAGTGCCTCCGAAAGCACGACCGCCGAGAACGGCGCCGCGACCGAGAACGGCACCGCGACCGAGAACGGCACCGCGACCGAGAACGGCACAGCCACCGAGAACGGCACAGCAGCAGCCGCCCAGGGCACCACGGCCCAGGGCGCGGCCACCGGTGCGAAAACGACGGACGACGCACTGAGCACGGCCGCTTCGTCGTCCACCAGCGGTTCGACGACGGCGACCGTGGACACGGCGGGGCTCACCACCGAGGTCGTCCAGGAGGCGATGACCGCCGCGAGCAACGCGCTGGACTCGCTCCCCAGCGTCCTTGGGGACAGCGGCGAGGGGAACGGCTCGAACTCCTGGGTCGTGAACGGCGACCTGACCGAGTCCGGCCTGCCCCTGCTCGCGAACGACCCGCATCTGGGAACGTCGATGCCGGGTGTCTGGACGCAGGTCGGCCTGCACTGCAACACGGTGTCCGAGGACTGTGCGTTCGACGTGGCCGGTTACGGCTTCGCCGGCATGCCCGGTGTGGTCATCGGCCACAACGTGCGGATCAGCTGGGGCCTGACCAACCTGGGCGCCGACGTCACCGACTTCTTCCTGGAGAAGGTGAACAGCGACGGCAAGACCTACGTGCAGGACGGCAAGTCCAAGGACCTGACCACCCGCACCGAGACGATCAAGGTGGCCGGGGGCGACCCGGTGACGATCACGGTGCGCTCCACCAAGCACGGACCGCTGGTGTCGGACGTGTTGCCGGAGGTGGCGGCGGTCGGCAACACCACCACCGTGCCGGGCGAGAAGGTCTTGCGCAGCACCACTTACGCGGTCGCGCTGAACTGGACCGCACTACGGGCCGGCACCTCGATGGACGCGATCCTCGAGCTGGACGTGGCGCAGGACTTCACCTCGTTCCGCAAGGCCGTGCTGAAGCTCGACGCCCCGGCGCAGAACGTGATCTACGCCGACGTCGACGGCAACATCGGCTACCAGTCGCCGGGCCGGATTCCGGTGCGCGGTGACGGCGACCCGACCGCGAAGGTGCCCTCCGACGGCACCTGGCCGCAGATCGGCTGGGACTCGCGCTACGACTGGACCGGCTGGGTCAAGAAGAAGGACCTGCCCTGGGTGGAGAACCCGGACAGCGGCTACATCGTGGCCGCGAATCAGGCGGTCACCGGGCCGGACGGCACCGCGCAGCTCACTGACGACTGGGACTACGGCTACCGGTCGCAGCGGATCAACGAGCTGATCGCGAAGGCCCGCTCGGAGCACCCGATCACGGTCGACGACATGCGTGCGGTGCAGACCGACACGTACAACTCGATCGCCGAGATGCTGGTGCCGGAGCTGCTGAAGCTCGAGGGCGACACCGACGAGTTCACCCAGGAGGCCGTGGACCTGCTGAAGGGCTGGGACTTCACCCAGCCCACGGACTCGGCGGCGGCCGCGTACTTCAACACCGTCTGGGCCAAGATGCTCGACCTGACCTTCGCCGACGAACTGCCCGAGGGCTTCAAGCCGGACGGCGGGGACCGCTGGTTCGAGGTGGTCCGGCTGCTGATGAAGGACGCCAAGGACGAGTGGTGGGACGACGGCCGCACCGACGACGTGGTCGAGACCCGCGACGAGATCCTGCGCCAGGCCCTGAGCTCGGCCCGGCTGGAGCTGACCCAGCGGCTGGGCAAGGACCCGGGCAAGTGGCGCTGGGGCAAGCTGCACCAGGTCACCCTGGAGCAGACCCCGATCGGCACCAGCGACGCCCTCGGCGGCATCCTGAACAAGCTGTTCAACCGGGGTCCGTACCAGGCGCCGGGCGGCTCGTCGATCATCGGCGCGTTCTCCTGGGACGCCTCGGCCGGTGACTTCTCGGTGACCGCCGCGCCGTCGATGCGGATGATCGTGGACCTGTCCAACCTGGACAACTCCCGGTGGGTGAACCAGACCGGCGTGTCCGGGCACCCGATGGACAAGTACTACGACAACCAGGTCAGCACCTGGCTGAAGGGCGACGACTACGCCTGGTCCTTCACCGCCGACGCGGTGAAGGCGGGCAAGGACGAGGAACAGACCTTCAAGCCGTAG